One region of Mucilaginibacter sp. 14171R-50 genomic DNA includes:
- a CDS encoding gluconate:H+ symporter produces the protein MLVILFCIVLLILLVSWARLNPFLAFLLVSIVAGLMLGIPINKVTASVQKGMGDILGGLLIIICLGAMLGKLVAASGAAQKIAEVLVNAVGQKYIQWALVVAGFIIGIPLFYGIGFVLMVPLIFSVVYKYKLPAVFIGLPMIASLSVTHGFLPPHPSPSALVVLFHANMATTFVYGLLIAIPAIILAGPVFAQFLKKIPSEPLATFRAEEMPADKLPSGFISFFTALLPVMLLMLTAFFPYMGVKDQKILNAMAFLGDPSIVMLIALIVATYTLGIKQGRSMSAIAVNFTDAVKDIALILLIIAGSGAFKEVLTTSGVSNQIADSLKSFNMPPLVLGWVIAAIIRISLGSATVAGLTAAGIVASLVVTEHVNPNLMVLSIGAGSLAFSHVNDSGFWLFKEYFNLSIKDTFRSWSVMESLVSVIGLAGVLIINLFV, from the coding sequence ATGCTGGTTATACTGTTTTGTATAGTACTGCTCATCCTTTTAGTTAGCTGGGCCAGGCTAAACCCGTTCCTCGCCTTTTTGCTGGTATCCATAGTTGCCGGTTTAATGTTAGGCATCCCCATTAATAAGGTTACCGCATCAGTGCAAAAGGGCATGGGCGATATACTGGGCGGCCTGCTTATTATTATTTGCCTGGGCGCTATGCTGGGTAAACTGGTTGCTGCAAGCGGCGCCGCCCAAAAAATAGCCGAGGTTTTGGTTAACGCCGTGGGGCAAAAATATATACAATGGGCCCTGGTGGTGGCGGGTTTTATTATCGGCATTCCGTTGTTTTACGGCATTGGCTTTGTGCTGATGGTGCCGCTTATATTTTCGGTAGTATACAAATACAAATTGCCCGCGGTTTTCATAGGCCTGCCCATGATAGCCTCGTTATCAGTTACCCATGGCTTTTTGCCTCCGCACCCTTCGCCGTCGGCATTGGTAGTGCTGTTTCATGCAAACATGGCTACCACGTTTGTGTACGGACTGCTTATTGCTATCCCCGCGATCATCCTTGCGGGTCCGGTATTCGCCCAGTTCCTGAAAAAGATCCCGTCCGAGCCGCTGGCTACCTTCCGCGCCGAAGAAATGCCTGCCGATAAACTGCCCAGCGGCTTTATCAGTTTTTTTACCGCCCTGCTGCCCGTAATGCTCCTGATGCTTACCGCGTTTTTTCCATACATGGGTGTTAAGGATCAGAAAATACTGAATGCTATGGCCTTTTTAGGCGACCCATCCATCGTTATGCTGATAGCCCTTATTGTGGCTACCTATACGCTTGGCATAAAACAAGGCCGCAGCATGAGCGCTATTGCCGTTAATTTTACCGATGCTGTTAAAGATATCGCCCTTATCCTGCTTATTATAGCCGGCTCGGGCGCGTTTAAAGAGGTGCTTACCACCAGCGGTGTAAGTAACCAGATAGCCGATAGCCTTAAAAGCTTTAATATGCCGCCGCTGGTTTTAGGGTGGGTAATAGCCGCTATAATCCGCATCAGCCTGGGTTCGGCTACCGTAGCAGGGTTAACCGCCGCCGGCATTGTTGCCAGCCTGGTTGTTACCGAGCATGTAAACCCTAACCTTATGGTGCTGTCTATCGGCGCGGGCAGCCTGGCATTCTCGCATGTTAACGATTCGGGGTTCTGGCTGTTTAAAGAGTATTTTAACCTGAGCATAAAAGATACCTTCCGCTCGTGGTCGGTAATGGAAAGCCTGGTATCTGTTATTGGTTTGGCCGGGGTGCTTATCATTAACTTATTTGTATAA
- a CDS encoding alpha-N-arabinofuranosidase: protein MKNLLLVLFVFYQSAVVAQSTASVTIANNNGQTISRHIYGQFAEHLGRGIYGGFWVDKSLPVKKQDRIRLDVVNALKKINIPNLRWPGGCFADEYHWRDGIGPREQRPKMVNTNWGGVTEDNSFGTHEFLALCKLLNCEPYIAGNVGSGTVEEMSKWIEYLNSDSKSTVAQLRARNGHPEPYKVSFWGVGNESWGCGGSMTPEFYTDQFKRYAAYAKDYPGSPLKKIASGANADDYNWTEVCMKKIPLGTMWGLSLHYYTIPTGNWNKKGSATKFTEAEYFNTMLNCLKMEELVNKHSAIMDRYDPEKRVALVVDEWGVWTDPEPNTNPGFLYQQNSLRDALIAATTLNIFNNHCDRIKMAELAQTVNVLQALILTDKAKMLLTPTYHVFDMYKVHQDGKYLPIKLQSPDYTVGGKTIPAVNVSASQDASGRTHISLVNLDMNKTVTVTAKLTDMKWVTVSGQILTSENITDINTFQQPSKLLIRNFAGAKKDGDNLSITLPAKSVVMLELK from the coding sequence ATGAAAAATCTTTTACTTGTACTATTTGTGTTTTATCAGTCGGCAGTTGTTGCACAAAGCACTGCCAGCGTAACTATAGCAAATAACAACGGGCAAACCATCAGCCGGCATATTTACGGCCAGTTTGCCGAACATTTAGGCCGGGGTATTTATGGTGGTTTTTGGGTAGACAAAAGCTTGCCGGTTAAAAAGCAAGACCGTATCCGTCTGGATGTGGTTAACGCATTAAAAAAGATAAATATCCCGAACCTAAGGTGGCCGGGTGGTTGTTTTGCTGACGAGTACCATTGGCGCGACGGTATTGGCCCGCGCGAGCAACGGCCTAAAATGGTTAATACCAACTGGGGCGGCGTCACCGAAGACAACAGCTTTGGGACACATGAGTTTTTAGCCTTGTGCAAGCTGCTGAATTGCGAACCGTACATAGCCGGTAATGTTGGCAGCGGCACAGTAGAAGAAATGTCGAAATGGATAGAGTACCTTAACTCTGACAGCAAAAGTACCGTGGCGCAGCTACGCGCCCGCAACGGCCACCCCGAGCCTTACAAAGTAAGCTTTTGGGGCGTAGGGAACGAAAGCTGGGGGTGTGGCGGATCGATGACCCCTGAATTTTATACGGATCAGTTTAAAAGGTACGCGGCATACGCTAAGGATTATCCTGGTTCGCCATTGAAAAAGATAGCCAGCGGCGCCAATGCCGACGATTATAACTGGACGGAAGTATGCATGAAAAAGATCCCATTGGGTACGATGTGGGGCTTATCGTTGCATTACTATACCATACCCACCGGTAACTGGAACAAAAAAGGCTCGGCCACTAAATTTACTGAAGCCGAATATTTTAATACCATGCTAAACTGCCTTAAAATGGAGGAACTGGTAAACAAGCATTCGGCAATTATGGATAGGTATGACCCGGAAAAACGGGTGGCCCTGGTAGTTGACGAGTGGGGTGTGTGGACGGATCCGGAACCTAATACCAATCCGGGCTTTTTGTATCAGCAAAACAGCCTGCGCGACGCGCTCATAGCTGCTACCACGCTAAATATATTTAACAACCATTGCGACCGCATCAAAATGGCCGAACTGGCCCAAACGGTAAATGTATTGCAAGCCCTGATACTTACTGATAAAGCCAAAATGCTGCTTACCCCAACTTATCATGTATTTGATATGTATAAAGTGCACCAGGATGGCAAATACTTACCCATTAAGCTGCAATCGCCCGATTATACGGTTGGGGGCAAAACCATCCCGGCGGTTAACGTATCTGCATCGCAGGACGCGAGCGGCCGGACGCATATTTCGCTGGTTAATTTAGATATGAACAAAACGGTAACAGTAACCGCAAAGCTAACGGATATGAAGTGGGTAACCGTTAGCGGTCAAATTTTAACTTCGGAAAATATCACGGATATAAACACGTTTCAGCAGCCCTCAAAATTATTGATACGTAATTTCGCAGGGGCAAAAAAAGATGGAGATAATTTGTCGATAACGCTTCCGGCAAAGTCGGTAGTAATGCTGGAGCTTAAGTAG
- a CDS encoding sigma-70 family RNA polymerase sigma factor, producing the protein MKQQVPQSETSLPVIKQLKHSLYTNYAAMLLGFLQEAINDPAAAERYLIEVFNDLQPSDIEHITAPGANPFCRLQLFTRKKLAYIHGTDGFKSNGKPGVATTLTGNKLVNMMSTEQQHVFCGVYYQGKSISALATELNMPVATVRQLFKDSITLIRNKPL; encoded by the coding sequence TTGAAACAGCAGGTACCCCAATCTGAAACTTCATTACCTGTAATAAAGCAACTTAAACATAGTTTATATACTAACTATGCAGCCATGCTATTAGGCTTTTTACAGGAGGCTATAAATGACCCGGCGGCGGCCGAACGGTACCTGATTGAAGTTTTTAACGATTTACAGCCGTCAGATATAGAACACATTACGGCTCCCGGTGCAAATCCTTTTTGCCGGTTACAGTTATTTACCCGCAAAAAGCTTGCATATATTCATGGAACCGACGGTTTTAAAAGTAACGGTAAGCCCGGTGTTGCTACAACCCTCACCGGCAACAAATTGGTTAATATGATGAGCACAGAGCAGCAGCATGTTTTTTGCGGCGTATACTATCAAGGTAAATCCATATCTGCCCTCGCTACTGAATTAAATATGCCTGTAGCAACTGTACGACAATTATTTAAGGATTCGATCACCCTAATCAGAAATAAACCGCTATGA